The window ATTTATAACCTGCATTTTTGATCGTACCTGCATATTCAAAACCCAGCTTTTCATGCGCTTTAATACTTCCTACATTCACGGCATCAATACCCGCTACAAGTGTTTTGACCCCTTGCTCCTCTGCAATACGTATTAATTCACGCATCAGCTTCGTCGCAATACCCTTCTGATAATGTTCTTTATGCACATATACCGAATGCTCCATCGTATGTTTGTAACCAGGGTATGGACGGAACTGGCTATATGTAGCAAAACCTGCCACTTCTCCATTTTCCTCAAAGACTAACAGTGGATTACCAGATTGTTTTTGCTCGTCAAACCACTGTCTCTTTTCATTTAATGATTGCTTTTCATAACGATATACAGCTGTACTTGTTAAAATGATGTCATTGTAGATATCTAAAACCTCAGGTAAATCTTTTACTTCCATTAATCGAATCATCGTCTACACGTCCCTACTTTGAGAAAAATACACCTCACTGTATACAGTAGGCATTGTACATATTATAACTTAACGTAATTGATGTCATGAGATTTCGAATTGAACAAGCCCCATTCAAAATCCGAGACATCCTCCGAGGCTTTCACTTTGATTCCTACTACGTAATGTCAAATTTTTTAACATTACATTACACGTTGAAATATCGTGCATCTGGATGTGCAAACACAATCGCTGACACAGATGCTTCTGGCTCCATCATAAAGCCCTCTGTTAGCTGAACGCCAATATCCTCTGGCTTTAATAAGCCGAATAATTTCTCTTGATCTTCTAAGTTTGGACACGCTGGGTAGCCAAATGAGAAACGCTGTCCTTGATATTTCGCGGCAAAACGGTCACGCATTGTGAAGTCTGTTGCATCAGAGAATCCCCATTGGTCACGAATTTCTTGATGCATTCGCTCAGCGAAACCTTCTGCTAATTCAAGAGCCGTTGATTGTAGTGCATGACTTTCTAAGAATTTCCCTTGTTCTTTTAACTGTCGTGCCGTTGCCATCACACCTTGTCCAGCCGTTACAACCATGAGTGCTATATAATCCATTTCGCCACTTTCTACTGTTTTTAAGAAATCTGCCAGGCACATAAATGGCTCAACTTGTTGACGTGGGAATGTAAAACGCTCAATTTCCGTTTTACTATCTGCTGGATCATAAACTACTACATCATCACCGTCTGCTTGTGCTGGGAAGAACTGATACATGCCTGATGGTTTCAGTAAGTCGCTTTGCAGATAGTCATCTACTAAATCTTTTAGTTCTGTAGCACGAGAATCCCCAGCCTCTAATAATTGTTGTACTTGCCCTTTTAAGCCTAAATGGTGACCAAGTAATGTGCGCATATTCACGTAAGGATATAAATGCGACACAGAATAATCTTTTTTCACATGGCGACGAACATCCGCTGGTAAGAAAACACTCGCATCTTGTACTGTACGTACAGGCTTAACCGTTACTTCTTTCACAGGGCGAGCCGCGCGTTTTTCATCGGCCTCTAATCGTTTTTGACGCGAGTCTGCAATTTCAGCTAAGAAGTTCTTTCGAGTCTCAGTTCCCATTAATAGATTTGCTTGCTCTAAACCTTGCATCGCATCCTTAGAATAAATAACAGGGCCATCATATTCGTTAGCAATTTTCGTTTCTGTAAAGCGACGAGACAATGCTGCGCCACCTACTAAAATTGGGACATCAATACCCGCTTCTTTAAAGTCTTGTGCGGTAATAACCATTTGTTGTGCAGATTTTACAAGAAGGCCAGAAAGTCCTATAAAATCAGGCTTCTCCTTGCGAACAGCTTCGATTAACTGCGCCGGTGTAACTTTGATACCAAGATCCACTACCTTAAAGCCGTTGTTACTTAAAATAATATCAACTAAGTTTTTACCGATATCATGCACATCGCCTTTTACAGTTGCAAGTACCATTTTACCTTTGCCTGCGCTTTCTTCATCTTTTTCCATGAATTGCTCAAGATGCGCTACTGCTGCCTTCATAACACCTGCCGATTGTAGAACTTCCGCCACGATGAGCTGATTATCGTTAAATAAGCGACCTACCTCAGCCATCCCTTCCATTAATGGCCCATTAATAATATCAAGTGGTGCATCATAAATTTCACGAGCAGCGTCTAAATCTTCAATTAGCCCTTCCTTTGTACCCTCTAAAATATAGTAAGCTAAGCGACCTTCCACTGTTTTTGGAATATCCTCTTCAGTTTTTTCTTTCTTCTTATCGCGATAAAAATCGGTGAATACTGCAAGTGTTTCATCATTCGTATTGAATAATAAATCATTAGCAAGCTTTATTTCCTCTTCAGGAATCGACGCATAGCGCTCTAATTTCTCCGTATTGACAATCGCATAATCTAAGCCAGCTAGTGTACAGTGATATAGATAGACGGCATTCAAAACCTCCCGACCTACTGGGGGTAAACCGAATGAAATATTACTAACACCGAGCACTGTCAATGCTCTTGGCATTTTTTCTTTGATGAGTCGAATTCCCTCAATTGTTTCAAGTGCTGAACCAATGTACTGCTCATCCCCTGTACCAACTGGGAACATTAACGGATCAAAAATAATGTCTTCTGGTGCCAGATCCCATTTCTCCGTCAATAATTGATAAGAACGTTCGGCAATTTCTAACTTGCGCTGACGATCTACCGCCATACCTTGTTCGTCAATTGTACCGACAACTAATGAGCCACCATATTTTTTCACAAGTGGCATAACCGCATCAAAACGTTCCTCGCCATCCTCAAGGTTAATGGAGTTGATGATGGCCTTACCTTGAGAGAATTTCAACGCTTCCTCAATCACTTTTTCATCTGTTGAGTCAATTACAAGTGGCACTTTCACCTTTTTCACGACCTCTTGCATGAAACCACGCATATCTGCTAATTCATCTCGGTCGGGGTTTGCTAAACAAATATCAATAACATGCGCGCCATTTTTCACCTGCGCACGGGCAATTTCTGCTGCTTCCTCAAACTTACCATCTATAATTAAGTTTTTAAATTTACGAGAGCCGATAACATTCGTACGCTCGCCAATAAATAATGGTCGCATGGAATCGTCATAGACTAATGGCTCGATACCAGATACAACATGCCCATGTGTCGCTTCAGGTAATTGACGAGGTTTTTCATCTTTTATCGCCTCGCGGATAGCTGCAATATGCGCTGGTGTAGTCCCACAACAACCACCGACAATATTTAGCCAACCTTTTTCTGCGAAGCCTTTTAATTTCTGCGAAAGTGATTCTGGTGATTCATGATAACAACCTTCCTCGTCCGGTAAACCTGCATTTGGATAACAGCTAATATAGCCAGTAGAAAGCTCTGCAAGTGAACGAATATGGTCTGTCATGAACTCTGGACCAGTTGCACAGTTTAAGCCAACTGATAAAGGCTTAATATGCTCAATTGAAATATAAAATGCATCAATTGTTTGACCAGCAAGTGTTGTTCCCATTGGTTCAATCGTACCTGAAATCATCACTGGAATTTCTTTTTTAGTATTTTCAAAGGCACGTGACACGCCTAGTGTCCCAGCCTTTACGTTCAGCATATCCTGACTCGTTTCAAGTAAAAGAAGATCTGCACCTGCTTCTATTAAAGCTTTCGCCTGAACATAGAAATTTTCCTCTAACTCATCAAATGTAATACCGCCGGTTACGGATAATGTTTTGGTTGTCGGCCCCATTGCCCCCGCCACAAAACGTGGCCATTCTTGTGTCGAAAACTTATCCACAACCTTACGAGCAATTTCCACAGCACGTTTATTAATCTCTTGCGCCTTAGTGCCGAGGTTATATTCGTTTAAAACGAGTGGTGTACCACCAAACGTATTTGTACAAATAATATCTGCACCTGCTTCTAAATATTTCCGATGAACCTTTTCCAGTACATCTGGTCTTGTTAGCACAAGATTCTCGTTACAACCATCAAGCTCCTCACCACCGAAATCTTCTGCTGATAAGTTTTCATTTTGTAGCATTGTACCCATTGCGCCATCAAGAATTAAAATTCTTTTCTCTAGTTGCTCTTCAATTAAGTGCTTAGCCATCTATACGTACCCCTTTTTTTTGTTCATCCAATTGTTCTATATATTGCATCAACTCTAGCGTCATGTCATAGCGTAAAAACGGTGTTATTAAGTAAATACCATTGAAATATTCTGCCGCTACTTCTGCTAATTCTTTTGCAATTTCAATTCCTTCTAACGTGGCACGATCCTTATCGTCACCACAAGCCTTCATACGCGCTAATGCATCCTCAGATAATTTAATGCCTGGCACTTCATGGTGTAAAAACTCTGCACTCTTATAGCTCGTAACCGGCATAATTCCAATATAAATCGGTGCGTCTAAATGTTTCGTTGCCTCATAAATTTCTACGATTTTTTCCTTTGTATACACAGGCTGTGAAATGAAATAATCTGCACCATGTTCAATCTTCTTCTCCAATCGTGCCACTGCACGGTCCAATACACGTACATTCGGATTGAACGCTGCCGCTACCGAGAAGTTTGCCTTTTTACGAAGTGGCTTCCCAGAGAATGATACTCCTTCATTCAACTGCTTAATAAGTTGTATAAGTTCCATTGAGGATACATCATAAACACTTGTGGCACCTGGGAAATCGCCTACCTTCGTCGGATCCCCAGTAACTGCTAAAATATCATGAATCCCGAGTGCATTTAGGCCCATCAAATGCGATTGCAGACCAATTAAATTACGGTCGCGGCATGTAATATGCGTCAGTGGCCGTATACCTTGTGTTCCCTTAAGCAAGGCGCCCATCGCAACATTGCTAATACGCGGGGATGCTAAAGAATTATCCGCCATCATCACCACATCAGCGCCTGCATCATAGAGCTTTTTGGCCCCATTCATAAAACCATCAATTTCTAAATGTCTTGGTGTATCTAATTCCACAATGATAGAACGCTCACGTTTGACCTTTTCATGTAACGGCTCATACGTTGCGGGTTCTGCCTCACGAACGATTTCAACCTTTTCTGGCTTTGCGTATTTTTCTTCAACAGGCGCTAGCTCCTCTAAGTATTTTTTAGCTGCGGCAATATGCTTAGGTGTCGTCCCACAACAACCCCCGATTAAACGTACGCCTTGATCTCGTAGAGCCACTGCCGCTCGACCAAAGTAATCTGCTTCTGACTCATATACGACACGCCCATCCTCCACATCTAATAGAGAAGCATTCGGATATGCTGACATAAATGCCTTATCAGGAAGCTCTACCCCCTCGAATGCTTGAATTGTATGATGTGGGCCTAATCGACAGTTAACACCAACAACATCAGCACCAAGTGTCTCTAACTCATGTAAAGCATGATTTAATGTCATCCCGTTTTGCAATACACCAGGCTCATGCATCGATACTTGTGCAATAATCGGTAAATTTGTTTTTGTCCGTAGCATGGATAATGTTGCTGTTAACTCTTCAAAATCATAGTACGTTTCTAGTAAAAGGCCGTCTGGATTACCTGCAAGTAACACTGTTGCCTGTTCTTCAACAGTCATTAAAATTTCTTCTAAGGTTGCATCACTTTTACGAATACCACGGATTCCTCCGATTGTACCAAGTACAAATTGTCCACCCTCTGCTGCTGCACGCTTGGCAATCGTAATCGCTGCTTCATTGAACTGCTGGACACGTGTTTCTAAGCCATATCGAGCTAATTTAATCGCATTGGCACCGTATGTATTGGTTTGGATAATATCAGCACCAGCCGCAATATATTCACGATGAATCTTTTCAATTAATTCTGGTCGTTGTACATTCATTTCTTCGTGGCAGTACTCCAAACCATAACCATATAGTACAGTGCCTATTGCACCATCTGCTGTTAAGACATGTGTTTTTAACTTTTCAAGCAATCCCATAAAACGTAACCTCGCTTCCCTTGTTTTCAAAATATAAAAAGCCTTCTTTTACAAAAAAAAGAAGGCTTTAACGAATCGTAATTGTTTTTTCCTTCTCATCTTCGGACCAAAAAGGTCTTCTGGATTTAGCACCTGACACGAAGTTGGTTGCTGAAGCGTCGCAGGGCCAGTCCCTCAGCTTCTCTTGATAAGAATGTAGTATGAATTTTTTAAATAATTAAAAGAATCATATCGTTAACAAACGATAGAGTCAAGACTATTTCACGTAACAAAGGATTTTTCACACGAAATATATGTTTTTTGAGTTTTTCGTAAAACTTAAGATAATTTTTCAGCTAGCTCTTCACCAATTTTTTTACCATTTTGAATACAAGCACCGATCCCTACGCCGAAATAAGAACAACCTGCAATTGATAAATTAGGATATCTTTCCGCGAGTTCAGCTGTTAATCCTTTTAATGCTTCTTGATGAGCTAAATCATATTTTGGCATTTGATCAATCCATTTCGTAACATTCACAACAGTTGGGCTTTCCTCAATACCTAAGCTTTTTCGTACATCCTCTAGTGCTACAACAGTCAATTCCTCAT of the Lysinibacillus fusiformis genome contains:
- the metH gene encoding methionine synthase, giving the protein MAKHLIEEQLEKRILILDGAMGTMLQNENLSAEDFGGEELDGCNENLVLTRPDVLEKVHRKYLEAGADIICTNTFGGTPLVLNEYNLGTKAQEINKRAVEIARKVVDKFSTQEWPRFVAGAMGPTTKTLSVTGGITFDELEENFYVQAKALIEAGADLLLLETSQDMLNVKAGTLGVSRAFENTKKEIPVMISGTIEPMGTTLAGQTIDAFYISIEHIKPLSVGLNCATGPEFMTDHIRSLAELSTGYISCYPNAGLPDEEGCYHESPESLSQKLKGFAEKGWLNIVGGCCGTTPAHIAAIREAIKDEKPRQLPEATHGHVVSGIEPLVYDDSMRPLFIGERTNVIGSRKFKNLIIDGKFEEAAEIARAQVKNGAHVIDICLANPDRDELADMRGFMQEVVKKVKVPLVIDSTDEKVIEEALKFSQGKAIINSINLEDGEERFDAVMPLVKKYGGSLVVGTIDEQGMAVDRQRKLEIAERSYQLLTEKWDLAPEDIIFDPLMFPVGTGDEQYIGSALETIEGIRLIKEKMPRALTVLGVSNISFGLPPVGREVLNAVYLYHCTLAGLDYAIVNTEKLERYASIPEEEIKLANDLLFNTNDETLAVFTDFYRDKKKEKTEEDIPKTVEGRLAYYILEGTKEGLIEDLDAAREIYDAPLDIINGPLMEGMAEVGRLFNDNQLIVAEVLQSAGVMKAAVAHLEQFMEKDEESAGKGKMVLATVKGDVHDIGKNLVDIILSNNGFKVVDLGIKVTPAQLIEAVRKEKPDFIGLSGLLVKSAQQMVITAQDFKEAGIDVPILVGGAALSRRFTETKIANEYDGPVIYSKDAMQGLEQANLLMGTETRKNFLAEIADSRQKRLEADEKRAARPVKEVTVKPVRTVQDASVFLPADVRRHVKKDYSVSHLYPYVNMRTLLGHHLGLKGQVQQLLEAGDSRATELKDLVDDYLQSDLLKPSGMYQFFPAQADGDDVVVYDPADSKTEIERFTFPRQQVEPFMCLADFLKTVESGEMDYIALMVVTAGQGVMATARQLKEQGKFLESHALQSTALELAEGFAERMHQEIRDQWGFSDATDFTMRDRFAAKYQGQRFSFGYPACPNLEDQEKLFGLLKPEDIGVQLTEGFMMEPEASVSAIVFAHPDARYFNV
- a CDS encoding bifunctional homocysteine S-methyltransferase/methylenetetrahydrofolate reductase, coding for MGLLEKLKTHVLTADGAIGTVLYGYGLEYCHEEMNVQRPELIEKIHREYIAAGADIIQTNTYGANAIKLARYGLETRVQQFNEAAITIAKRAAAEGGQFVLGTIGGIRGIRKSDATLEEILMTVEEQATVLLAGNPDGLLLETYYDFEELTATLSMLRTKTNLPIIAQVSMHEPGVLQNGMTLNHALHELETLGADVVGVNCRLGPHHTIQAFEGVELPDKAFMSAYPNASLLDVEDGRVVYESEADYFGRAAVALRDQGVRLIGGCCGTTPKHIAAAKKYLEELAPVEEKYAKPEKVEIVREAEPATYEPLHEKVKRERSIIVELDTPRHLEIDGFMNGAKKLYDAGADVVMMADNSLASPRISNVAMGALLKGTQGIRPLTHITCRDRNLIGLQSHLMGLNALGIHDILAVTGDPTKVGDFPGATSVYDVSSMELIQLIKQLNEGVSFSGKPLRKKANFSVAAAFNPNVRVLDRAVARLEKKIEHGADYFISQPVYTKEKIVEIYEATKHLDAPIYIGIMPVTSYKSAEFLHHEVPGIKLSEDALARMKACGDDKDRATLEGIEIAKELAEVAAEYFNGIYLITPFLRYDMTLELMQYIEQLDEQKKGVRIDG
- a CDS encoding GNAT family N-acetyltransferase, which encodes MIRLMEVKDLPEVLDIYNDIILTSTAVYRYEKQSLNEKRQWFDEQKQSGNPLLVFEENGEVAGFATYSQFRPYPGYKHTMEHSVYVHKEHYQKGIATKLMRELIRIAEEQGVKTLVAGIDAVNVGSIKAHEKLGFEYAGTIKNAGYKFEGWLDLVFYQLHLTGPKN